The following are from one region of the Pleurodeles waltl isolate 20211129_DDA chromosome 4_1, aPleWal1.hap1.20221129, whole genome shotgun sequence genome:
- the LOC138287380 gene encoding zinc finger protein 436-like, translating into MLSLQETQPWDVDKYIPDPETLIKKEKSYTYSNSFSLSSLFRHHHQTHTGEITSSCQECVKNFNQLELLKEHQRTQTHIEEKTYHCNECVKSFSQLSNLQRHQRTHTKEKPYHCNECVKSFSQLSNLQRHQRTHTEEKPYHCNECVKSFSQLSNLQRHQRTHTEEKPYHCNECVKSFSQLSNLQRHQQTHTGERPYHCSECVKSFCQLSDLQVHQRTHTGEKPYHCNECVKSFSQLSHLKTHQRTHTGEKPYHCNECVKSFSQLSHLQGHQITHTEEKPYHCSECVKSFSRLSGLKVHQRTHTGEKPYHCNKCVKRFSQLPQLQIHQRTHTGERPYYCSECVKSFSLLSTLRRHQRTHTGEKPYHCSGCVKSFTRLAHLQRHQRSHTG; encoded by the coding sequence ATGTTGTCCCTTCAGGAAACACAGCCATGGGATGTAGACAAATATATACCAGACCCAGAGACACTAATCAAGAAAGAAAAATCATATACATACAGCAACAGCTTTAGTTTGTCATCACTCTTTAGGCACCATCATCAAACACACACAGGCGAGATAACATCCAGTTGCCAAGAATGTGTGAAGAACTTTAATCAGTTAGAACTCCTAAAAGAACATCAGCGAACACaaacacacatagaggaaaaaacgtaccattgcaatgaatgtgtgaagagcttcagtcaGTTATCAAACctccaaagacatcagcgaacacacacaaaggaaaaaccataccattgtaatgaatgtgtgaagagcttcagtcaGTTATCAAACCTCCAAAGACATCAGAGAACACACACagaggaaaaaccataccattgcaatgaatgtgtgaagagcttcagtcaATTATCAAACCTCCAAAGACATCAGAGAACACACACagaggaaaaaccataccattgcaatgaatgtgtgaagagcttcagtcaATTATCAAACCtccaaagacatcagcaaacacacacaggggaaaggccataccattgcagtgaatgcgtGAAGAGCTTCTGTCAATTATCAGACCTCCAagtacatcagcgaacacacactggggaaaaaccataccattgtaatgaatgtgtgaagagcttcagcCAATTATCACACCTCAAAACACATCAGCGAACAcatactggggaaaaaccataccattgtaatgaatgtgtgaagagcttcagtcaATTATCACACCTCCAAGGACATCAGATAACACACACggaggaaaaaccataccattgcagtgaatgtgtgaaaagCTTCAGTCGGTTATCAGGCCTCAAAGTACATCAGCGAacccacactggggaaaaaccataccactgCAACAAATGTGTGAAGCGCTTCAGTCAGTTACCACAACTCCaaatacatcagcgaacacacacaggggaacgACCATActattgcagtgaatgtgtgaaaagCTTCAGTCTTTTATCAACCCTACGAAGacatcaacgaacacacacaggggagaaacccTACCATTGTAGTGGATGTGTGAAGAGCTTCACTCGGTTAgcacacctccaaagacatcagcGATCACATACTGGGTAA